The genomic window CTCTCTCCATCTCTATTGAGCTATTCGACCACGACGCGCGTGCATGTACACTATTCCACAGGCACGCGCACCGAGGCGCCCTCACAAGACACGCGCGCGCTTTAAAGGGggacgaaataaaaaaaaaaaatcttactttttTGGAGGACATCCGCAATACTTAAAAATCTTGCTATCGCTGTCTTCTTCACTCTTCGTCATGGCGTGTTGATAAAGTCGAACTTTGATGACTTGTCCTTTAATTTATGCTTTTCTGGAGTCTGTGCCCTGTACCCAAAAGCTTTGAGTGAACTGAAGTGCAGATTGAGACATATTGAGCCCCCTTTAAGGGGGATCATTTCATGTGGGAGGTTGGACGCAAAGTTTGGACTCGTGACTGGCATTCCGGAGAGACatgcatattttaaaacaacaaagaaaGATAAAGACGGGACGATGGGTGGGAGTGGAAAAAAATTGGAGAGAAATCTATATCTGATAAACAGCTGTTATTGTTGGACAAGATTTGAGCGCGTTTTCAGTTGTGTGTTTAACAACAATTCCCTTATGTAAAAGCTCCCAGTGCAATTTCTTAAAGTATgtgtaaaaagttatatttaggtatCCTTAGACTGAATGGACCATAGGTTTGCTTATATTAACTTTGAGTGTGAAACTTTACAAAgatctttcattcagctgcttcATATACTGAAGTTTCGTGCTATTTTGTGCCCAtcttaaaactattttatttgcaATAGGCTATTGTACATAACATAAAAATGACAACACATATATATTcagaaattaatttcaattatttccatttacataattgttatttaaaaacagctcTTAACATGGGTGCGGTGTGATTGTTAAACGTGTGTATCGTTTATTAAGTTACTTAATACACTTTATTATGTTCACTGCAAAGTATTCAGAGTAGATGTATGGCGTTGAGTGTGGCTAGATATTACTTTAACTTGTCAGTGGTCGGTCATGGAATGCTAAGAGAGCCCCCTCTACTTTCCCTGTCTCTGTGCCTTCTCATTCCCTTTCTCTCTACACGCAGAAGGGATCGATAGCTGACCCGATGGTTTGGCCAAAGCTTTATTTATCTGGTGAGGCAATGATATTATCAGCCTTGAACGTTATATACAGCAAACGTCTACCTAAATCAACACAAAGGGATCGCTTACACAGCGATCTGGGCTTTCTCGCCTCCCTATACCTCACACCAGGcccgaccacacacacacacacacacacacacacgctcagtcactcactcactcactcactctcgaaGTGGAACACACAACTCTACGGTTCAACGAAGTcgcgcactcacgcacacacacacacatgcgtgcaCAGGCGTCGCCTTATGTTACGTTCACAACTGGGGATATTTTATATCCTGTTGCGTTGGATTTCATCCACGGCTTAAGCTTGCTGGGAGCGCTGTGGACGCAGAATTATGCAGTGATCATTGAGAATGTTAACAGAAATGTAGTCATCCCGGGGCCTGCATATGGCCTCTGCAGCccaatgtaaaaatacattttgtgtaattaAAGAGCAAAATGCACAAGGATGTATCAATTCAATCAACCCTTTCCCACATCCTATTTCCACTGTATTGTAGGCTACTTTAAATATCATAAACGGTGTCTCTTCAAATTGagggacggatagatagatagatagatagatagatagatagatagatagatagatagatagatagatagatagatagatagatagatagatagatagatagatagatagacaggtaggtaggtaggtagatagatagatagacagacagacagacagacagacagacgcttGGGCCTCTGTTCTTCAACTCCAAGCAGACAACAGCAAAAACCATAAATTATGTACGAACATCCTAAACGTGTCAGATAAACACTCGTACCTCTTTCAAGCGTGACTAAGCTAACAGCAGTTACATTCCAAGCGCACAGTGACAATTTATTTTCTGCTGGAAAGATGTATGTGCCTTTTGTAGTCTTTTTCGTGTGGTAAAACTAGCATGCTAGCACCCTAACCCACTTAAATTCTAAGTGAGAAATCGACGTTAACCAATGGCATTCAAATATGAGATCAAGTGTATTTAAAATTTAcgaaattttatataaatattaaaggaTCAATTCAAAAAGTCCTGTATGAGTAGACTACGCAACACAAGCTGACATATGCATATATCTCAGAGACCAGAATAGCTTTATATTCTTCTTGTTGCATATGATTCATGTTCTTTTATGGATACATTTTGCTTTGTTAATTAGGAACACATGGCACGAAGTCAGTCCTTAGCAACTATTGCTTTATATAGCCTCAAGTCCAACAAATGTAAATCTCAATAGAATGCGTCCTCTCATTCTGCTATTTCCCTCAAACAGAGGGAAACATCTTTAGGGATTTTGATCTCAATACTGGTGAACATGAAAGTGTTTAAAATGTCTGCTCAGTGCGATGGCCAACACTTTATTAGCAGCAttgtaaaacaacaaaacaatggcACACTTGCCTTTGTTGTCATATTTGGGCAATAACAGGCCTACGGACTTAATTGACAAAAAATGGACAACGCAGTGAATATTTCGCCACACGTTTATGGTGATTCttcttgtgaaaaatgtgtgGTTTCCAGCAACATAGCCTATCTACTTCTCCTCCATGAGATCAGTAGAATTCCCTCGTGCGCTTCATCCTTCTAATAACGACTAACCTGACCATATTCAAGTGTAAGACTTCAGACATAGAGTCATTGATTCGAACATCTGAGGCAACCAGTCACCAAAATGTAAGAGCTATATGGTTTCGCTCGCAATATAATTTTTCCTAACGGGTAATGCAAGGCAAAAGTAAAAGCAGAGGCATACATGATTGTTAACTTCATCACCAACAGGCTCACTGCCTTCCTCAAATGAAACAAATGTTGTGTGATGAAATTAACGCTACAATGGGCATTCTTCGCCTTCGCGAACATATTTAAATACTACATTTGTATATTTCGACTTGAAAGAGAATGGGAAATTTTGCCCAAGTGGCTCCTTGCAACCCGCTTTGACTCTAGCTTACACGCTGAACCACAAACAGCTTAAAAGGGCGCTACAAGCAAGAAAACAGATTATTTGCATGAAACATATGGCAACGCCAGAATTACCTGGAAGGTTTGCTGAAAAACAGTCTGAATAGCACATAATTAGGGCATGGGGAAAAACGCATTTTATCTCTGTGATTAGGTTCCTCTCGCTTTATTAGAAACAACCAGAGATCCAACAAAAtgatttaatacaaaaaaaacaacacttggtGACATTGGGGTCAGCAAAAGGTCTTGCTACAGTAGGTTTGACCCAACAGTGTAGGCCTAAATATATTTACGTGTGTGTTAAGGACGATCGCGTGCTTTCCGTTTATGGTTCTGGCCAATCATTTGAGGCTGCAAGTGCATTTCTCCCTATGTCAGTACAATGCATCACATTTAGTGTTCCTATCGACCGGCTTACATGCGGCATTATACAGTACATATCTTAGATTGATAATGCATGGGCTATAACTGCTGCGTTTTATAGTGAAAACATCCCTCCTAACACAGATCCGCTTACTATTACCTCAAAGTAATAGTCTGTTTATCTAGATGGATTTGTTTTCTTTTCCTCTCATCTTTGTTTCTCAACACTGTGGTGAAGAATAAAGCCTCATTGCCTTATTAAAGGGCTGTTTTTTCTGTATATCTTTTTCCTTGACTGTGAGCAAGTCTTTTTGTTCAGCCTgggaaaaatattaaacattgatGCGCTGAAACAGGCATAGATCTTTGAACCAGTCGGCAGCAACGTCACAGAACTTGTATTCTGCTCACGATGCGGTGCCTCCTGATAATATAGAAAACGCACATGCTCTCCAAAGAGAACAGCTTATACACATGTAGCCCAAATGTAGTCACATGCTTGCATTTGGAACATTTGTGGTATTCTAaggttttacattattttaataattaatttaatggtTTACTGGAAAGTTTTCGGCGGGTAtgaaatgtaatgtcaacaaataggGCAACAACAACACGCTTTAATGAAACAAACCTATGCATCTTCGTTGTCTTCCTTACCAATTAGAAATAAAATCTTTCCATTTTCACCACTGCATCCATGTTAACCACATACCAAAGACCCACCATCAGAATAGCTCTATCAATAGCATGAACAACATTGAATTTGCTGAGAGCGAGACAGTGTTGCCTATTTCCTTTTTAATAGTATAGTCACCATCACACAACTTCATCACGCGACCCTTCAGCACAGGCATATCATGGATTGAGCAAAAATGAAAGGcaacatcaaaaaaaaaaaaaaaaaaaaaaaagaaaagaaaagaaatagcgAAAATATCAAgatgaaacaaacaaaagtatTTGAAATGATATATTAAAAGTGCTTTTGATTTTCATGTCTTTTTTTCTCTGACTGATGATtgactcaacacacacactcactcactcgcacgcacgcgcgcgcgcacacacaaacacacacacacacacaaccaaggAAAGAAAGTTTCACCGGTGTCCTCTCCTTAAAATGTCCATGAGGTCAGTCGAAGTTGCATGTCCATAGCATCAAATGGGGGAAGGTTCAACCATCAGTGATATTGTCATTGCGATTAGACTGTCTTGTTTGTCTaacgtttttctttattttttaaattctcaCTTCAATTTTAGTTCTTGGAGAACATAGCTTCAACAACAAATATCGCACTCATTATAAGAAGCAAAAGGTTATATCAAAAATCATTAGTATAGAATCACAGAAAAAAACTGGTTTAGAAccagaaaagaaaatacaaaacagaGATACATAGACACAGGACATTTCTTATAATTGCTTGGAAACATTACTTTCCCTCCTAAGTCTTGCTCATTTACTGCGAATATGATGTTCTTCATTTTATTTGTACGTATTTTGTTCtttacaacaacaaataaaacaaaaacaaacaaaaataaaaaaagaagaagaaaaaaagaaaataaagactaGTATTTTACAAAATGGAGAGTATTCTTGATGACGACGATGAATTTACAAGGGAGCAAGTCCAGTCCTTTAATCTTTGTACATTACATGTTCCTTTTCGGTCCCAGAAGACAAAAAACAGAGTCTTCCTAAGTGGTCAGAAATTAGGTCCTATATATAGTCTTCTTGAAAGGAGTTGCAGAATTTTGGTCCTTTAGTCTTTTTTGTTTCATTCGCTCATTCGGATCATTGAATGGACATGTAGGGCCAGTTGAAGCTGCTCCCGGATAATAACATATCCCTGATGAGGGTTTCAATGGGAGTTTTACCTACCAAGCGAACGAAGAACAGCTGTTCAATTACTGACGAAGAGACAGTGCGGAGAGAAGGCAGCCGCAGTAAAAGCTTGCCAAAGCGACTGGGCTGGTTCGGGTACTGGCTCCTCACATACTCCTCCAGGGCGCACTGAGACTTCTCCTGCAGGCTCTCGATGTGCGCAGCATCCGACAGGCCGCAAGCGTCTGAGCAGAcaaaacacagcacaaaacaAGGCCTAGGTTATCATTCAGCATCAGCATTACGTGTTGTTGACAAAGTGAGATGAACAAACACGTACCCAACATAACGCAGCGTATAAGGTAATAAATAATCAATACGACTATGCAATTCTTCAAGGGTAACACGGCTTATTCACTGCTTTGTAGGGGACATTTCACATGCACGCTAACAAATCAGACTAAACAAAGAGTACAGTATGCACAGAGAGGAAAGCTTTGAGCTCATACTCGATCAATAAGGCGGCTATGTCTTGTGGAATACATGGCAATATCTAGCTGCATATTTGAAAGAGAATCGGGCATAGTAATAACCGAATTATGACATAATTGCTCTCCAGATGCTACCAAGTCATTTCTCCCCCAAATCCACGTAACAGCAGTTGCCTCTGCTGTGAGTTTGAATGAGGAGGCAAGGCCGCTGGAAGCAATCACATTTATTATCATGGATTTCCTTGAGGAGACAATCACCCAGAATTCAGAAAAGGATATGTATTgtacagaaaaagaaaatgttccagATTCAACAGCGATACGTCAAAACGTATGTACGAAAAGTACATCAAAGCAAATCCAGTCATCATATATAGCTGATCCATTTAAATAGCTAAAATCAGCGAAACCGCTAAAATTGCAGTTGTGCCAAAGCTACTCAAAAGAGAGTTTGTCAACTTAAGTGATAGTGTGAGGGCGAGGTATGCAACATGCTTTAGAGACTGATCTTAATTGCACTGGACTGGAACGCACTGAAGTCAAACAcaatgaccttctgaacttctgAACTGAAGTCCTTGCTAAAATCTCTCAGTAATGTGACCTTATGGGCCACTTTCTGCTGCAAACAGCATGTGCTAAGAGCACTGTtataaagacagagagagagagagaattcaaCAAAACACACTGTAATGTTTTTCGCATGTGCTGGAATGTCGTTGTTAATACGTTACTTAATGATTTACTCTTTTAAGACTGAACTCGAGAAGAGACTTAtccaattattataattatccgTTATTAATTCTTAATAGAGCATGTGAAAATATAGATCATATGTGCAAAACTTTAAGGCAGCGTTGTTTTCGGTCAGCCGAAAATCAGAACTAAGATATAGTTATCACTGCAACATATTGATTTGACGGATTAAGGATTAAGAATCTAATTTACAGAAGTGCAAAGCACTGACTAGACGCTTTTTTCAAGTTATTCTGAGGCGTTATCCAATCAAAGCCCAAACTTTTGGACTCCTTTGAAAGCAGTGCATCGTTAATAATAGAAAATAAGTTTCTGTGTGAGAATTCagtcaataaataattaataaaataaataaatacaaagttaCATTTCGGTATGGCAAATATGATTATAGgggtatataaataaaatgttagggGTCTGATGCTCACAACATAAACAGTATGTCTATGTCtatgtttttttaattcatttttttagaTGCATGTTCATCAACAATAACGCACTGTTCTAAAGAATGAGGCAGAACACACAATGTCCAACCGACCGTTGCCTACTTAAACTTATCTTATATGCCCTCCTATTATCACCTTAGGACAGAAAGGACTACACATTTTATGACTGCACAGAACAAAATAATCAGGAAGCTATGCTAGTCTTGTTTCAAAAGCTATAAGCGACACTGCTTAACTTGTAGGATAAAATATCCTTAAGTCTTAAGCTTTCCCTTTTGGCCAGCagtcaaaatatgttttgtagaTAGCTACTTTGTTTCTCTCAACAacgtaaataaattaaaactattgaaataactcttttaaaaatgttgattcaattcaTTTAATATtatccattaaaataataataataatatataaggcGAAATcaccataattaaaaaataaaatactcacctggtataatattataataaaaatgataagCACTAATTACAACGCTATAGGTCACTTAAATAGAGCAATACTTTGGTAAAATTGTTAACTTTGCACTTTCTTATTtatttcttattcttttttttatttgtactattttgtaaataaaataaatattaaaagaacAGCAACCAAAGTCTAACTGATATTTCTGCGAATTCGTATAGCTTTCAAAATATCGCCCTTATTTCACCTATAATCACCTTTTTTCTAAACAGTGAGGGCTCAAGATGTGTATCTGTATACTGTAGCATCTACAATTATGCACCTAAGCAGGTTGAGCAGATTTGAGAAAACAGGACGAGATATCCATAATCGATTTCCAGTTATTTATAAAAGATTGACCTAGATATGTCCAAACTTTTCCTAAACATTAATAATTACTGTCAAAAGTATAAATGTATCCTAGTATTGCACTTTTGTTGTTTATGCTGTACTGTAACGTGCATACATCATAAATGAATATGTTTGTCAGCGCCAACTAATACTgtgttaaataatatataatctgtGTTGACTACAATTACAGTCGACATTTTGTACTGTAAAACATCACCCATAGACATATACTAAAGGGATTTTAAAATACAAAGTCTGCTTGAATAGCACTATTCTGCTAGATGTCTACGCTTATCCTCCCTGTATAGCACTACTCCCTTGTCTCGTTTACTAGGCCTCGTCTCACACACTCACCTGATGTGAAAAGCACTATTGCCTTGATGCAGCTGTATTCTGCAGAATCGACGTGCAGAGCTTTGAGCTTCTCCACCTGCTCCTGGAAGATACGAATGTGATCCATGAAGGCCACGACGCGGTCCGCCGACATCGGCGAAGCGTGCAGGCCGGCAGCGGCGAGCAGCGGGGCCACATGCAGGGGCATGGAGCACTGCGCCGCGTTTAGCACAAACAACTCGCTCCATGTCAGTCTGAGCAGGGACACCTGGTCGGTGATCTGCAGGTCTGGAAAGAAAGGGATGTTCCTCGCCCATTCCACAGCACTGAAAAGCAGGCGAGCTGCGAGCTCACAGATGTTCTCGATCCCCATTATATTATTGGGCTGCATGCACTGGCTGCCATAGCGAGACGTAGGATAAGGCTCGGCCCGAAGAAGTAACGAGATGTATCCGGAGAGATAACAATGCCCGTTCAGAGGATCCCCGTTCGTTAGCGCATACTGGCCCGGGTTCGGCTGGGTTGGAGGCATTCTTCCTCGCTGAACCGctgacaaaaagaaagaaagggagaggAAATGTACATCCAGAACTGAGAAACATCATTGATGTGGAAGCTTCACTGCGAGTGAATGAGTTGTCTAGACCACTGCTTCACAGctacaaaaataaatctaaatcacAAACTATTTACTGCATTGCTATTCGAAGAAAAATCATGTGTAATTCATTTAGTCTTTGAGGTCCTCATTTCCTATTGACCACATCGGCTATTAAGTGATAGTAGCATactgtttacatttgtattttaactTAAACACAGCTAAATATGAAGACATGAACATATTCTCCCTCTTTCTACTTCACTGTCTTTACACAAGCACATATTAAGATTTAggttatttttatgcatttttgttgaAGTTACGTGTAGGTAGTAAATATTATAGCTGAAGAGGACTAGGCTACTACACTAATCAGTAAAACTAGTTTAACACAAGCGGCtcttttttattcaaatgttaagtattaatcatattttccataaaaCACAAGCCTGTAATGTATCTTTTTGTATACATTATTACGTTTTCAAGCATTGTGGTGATTATAATGTCAACTATGGAATAGTGGAAGGAAATAAAAACCCATTATGTACACAATCGAGCAAAACGACAatgtattcaaataaatatacatatatagacaTATTCCTACGTTAAAcggatttgtttttttaagactATTAATCGAGGATGAAGGCTGTTTCGTTAAACTCGGTTTGTAAGAGTAGGCTGCAAGTTGCTAAGGCCATTGTTCTCAAACAGCTGAGGTTGAGAAGGGACAAATAGGCCTCTAAACGTTTTCTGGGCTACGGCGTAAGACAACAGCTTTACACAACTTATTTTCAGTGACACAAGCTTTAGCCCCTTATTTCAGTTAGGTATAGGCTGCAATATGGAGTTGGCGAGTAGTAGGCTACAACACAGACGTGcagtttttacacacacacacacacacacacacacacacacacacacacacacacacacacacacacacacacacacacacacacacacacacacacacaaccatggATGATTTTAATATCTCATGTATTTGGTTTGGTTAAAATGGGTGCATAGCTGCTAGTCAAAATGACTTTTATTGGATGCATGATGATCTTTGCCTATTCGCGCTGATTTTTAGGCTACAACTCCTTGCACGCGCCTTTTGACACTCTTAAGCAAGCAAACCAAATTTATTTAGCGTTTGCATGTGTACAGTCAGTGCGACCTTTATGTAACCTGCCCGTGCTGTGCACACAAAAATCCTGTATGTAGCAATAGTGTGTTGCGTTCAAAGAGAAATATATTCACCTTCCCGCCGCATGCCCACTTTTAAGCACTTCTTTAGCCGACAATATTGGCACTGATTACGATGATGCTGGTCAATAGGACAGTTCCTGTTGGCACGACATGTATATGTTAAGTTCCTTCGGACACTCCTCTTGAAGAAACTTTTGCATCCCTCGCAGGTGAATTGACCATAGTGCTTGCCGCTCGATTTGTCCCCGCAAACAACACATTCTATATGCTGCTGACTCTGTCCAGAATTTTGACTGCCCTTGTCGCCAGCCGTGCCCGGTGTGGACGGGGGTCCTGGCTGACTGGGTGTTTGCGGAGTGTGTGGTGCTGCTGACGCCGCCTGCTGTTGCTCCCTCGCCGGCTGAGATGCTGGATTGGGGCCGCTCGGAGGTCCTCCGGCCACGTCTTCCTGCGGATCTCGCCATACGCTAACTACCATTGCCATATCTCGGGCCCGAAAAGTGCTTTCAAGCGAACTGGTCGCTCGGATATCGGAGCAGGGAAAAGGGAAGCCTTGGACGAACGGCAGCGCGAAGTCAAATCGGAGCACTCAATCTGATAGGAAAAAAAGTAGGAGCAGAAAATGATCAATACATTCAAAATACTGGAGTCGATATAAAGGCACCCGATCAGGATATGCAATTGTCGGGAGGCCAGTTCCAAGGTAAATTGCAGTCAGCCATTCGGGAACCCAATCGCGTATCGAGAAAGCGATCCCAGACGTTATATAAAGAAACCAGTTTTCTTAAAAAATGCcgcaataaattaaaaaaaaaaaaaaaaaatcacatcgaTGCTGGATCAAAAATAATAGCTTTCTGGAGCAGCGGAGATCCAAAGTGCTGTGCAAAATAAATTCCCTTCTTTTTTCTTCCCTGCTCCTCTCTCCGTCTTCGCGGTTGCAGTGCAGGAAACACTGAAGAACGGATTTCTCTATCTATGTTCATGAATAAAGCTCATCTGGTCCAGcagaacacccccccccccaacaacgtCGTCGAAGTGCCCATGTAGTTTCACCTCTCCAGTAGGAACAGAGCGATGATAaaaagaagaaggaaaaaaaaaaaaaactaatggaATATGTAAGAAGCAGAgacccaaaaaagaaaagaaaaaaaagaatgcgTTTTAACGGAGTACCAGCGGAGCAATGTTTCCGAAACGGAGATCTGCGCGAATGTCTGTATATAGTGAACTTTGACACTACTATTGAAACTGACACGTTTCTATGGAGATCTCTGCGCCTTATATGGTGATCGTGTCAAGGAGCCAAGAGAGGGGCTGCTGGCAACTGATAATCAAAGGCGACTGACTGGTCAGAACCCTGCATCGCGGGGGGAGAGAGAAAATGGGAGGCTAAGGTTAGCCAAGCCTCCTTCACTCCATTGGTTAGAGTCCTCGCTCCGCGCTACCTACGACTGAGGGCTCTGACAAGCACAATTTACATTGCGCTCGTCCTGCGCTGCTCTTTACTTTGAAACCCGATTAGAATGGAGTCTCTATTGTCACAAAAGAGGAAGAGACCCCAGAAAGAAGCGGCGAAAAACGGGATGAAAGCAATGACTGAACTAATCGCGCACGTGAAATATAAACTAAGCGCGCGACGTGGAAGGACTGGCGCGAGTCCCTCAAAGTTTACAGTGCTTTGTTCAACGCTATAGTCTCACAAAATTACCCAATACCCCCTCCGAATTTTAACTATGACGTCTCCATTAATGTTTTACgtaatttaaatagaaaaataagaGCTCGAAATCGCTCAGACTAATGCATAAACTATATTTTTGATTGTCAACAATGCGCATACTTCTTAGAAAACAGTTTAAACGATGACTCAAAAGTATTGAAACGCACGACTAGCCTACCACTAGATTGATTGTTGAAATAATAAGAATAACGGAATGCCATATCATTGACAGGAAACACAAATCAAGCACATAGAATGGACATGAGAGACGAATCATACTATTATATTGTAACGTATACAAATGTCATGTTTCAGAGtgttttttatgatttatgaacGAGGGAAGTTTTCTGTAGCCTATAATGCGTGTGCAACCCGGCTTTTTGTGCATGAATGCCGAAGGCTCCGCTTTACAGGCTTATAATATCTGGATCGGGCTGCCATCTAGCGTACAGTAGACAATTACATCGACATTCAAACTAATAATTTATTGTTCCCAAACATGTTTAGCATATCAAATGTAGCTCAGAGACGATTTACGCTTTGGgatgaatgtttattttattatatgatattttattGCTGTATTTGCCAAACATACGATTTCAAAATCTTACTTGGTTCATAAGCAAGTGCAACTTGTTCAAATGCCTGAATTTAGAACGAATACGTTTTTGATAATGTCTATTGTCACTTGGCATAACTGAAATGACTTCT from Xyrauchen texanus isolate HMW12.3.18 chromosome 3, RBS_HiC_50CHRs, whole genome shotgun sequence includes these protein-coding regions:
- the nr2f1a gene encoding nuclear receptor subfamily 2 group F member 1-A; protein product: MAMVVSVWRDPQEDVAGGPPSGPNPASQPAREQQQAASAAPHTPQTPSQPGPPSTPGTAGDKGSQNSGQSQQHIECVVCGDKSSGKHYGQFTCEGCKSFFKRSVRRNLTYTCRANRNCPIDQHHRNQCQYCRLKKCLKVGMRREAVQRGRMPPTQPNPGQYALTNGDPLNGHCYLSGYISLLLRAEPYPTSRYGSQCMQPNNIMGIENICELAARLLFSAVEWARNIPFFPDLQITDQVSLLRLTWSELFVLNAAQCSMPLHVAPLLAAAGLHASPMSADRVVAFMDHIRIFQEQVEKLKALHVDSAEYSCIKAIVLFTSDACGLSDAAHIESLQEKSQCALEEYVRSQYPNQPSRFGKLLLRLPSLRTVSSSVIEQLFFVRLVGKTPIETLIRDMLLSGSSFNWPYMSIQ